The Paenibacillus sp. FSL R7-0204 genome includes a region encoding these proteins:
- a CDS encoding stalk domain-containing protein, translated as MKKKMTAALTAFAVLGGMGTGVYAGANLQEIKAFLNPSIKFKMNGQPVQLKNGSGAVIAPISYKDTTYLPVRSVSDLLGVTVKFDAATNTISLGEQTAGVPIATGFDDMYHTKDPGKTVFKDKDYKDVFFDNASGDRGSSFMLHPNKKYQKLYLQVAAIGGEIKDFAVQDSDTNTVLKKQTIDPASGLTTIEVDIAGVSSLYVNGDVKDGTSVFVPLTTSYYK; from the coding sequence ATGAAGAAGAAGATGACTGCTGCGCTGACTGCATTTGCCGTACTGGGAGGAATGGGCACGGGTGTGTATGCCGGAGCCAACCTGCAGGAGATCAAGGCTTTTCTGAATCCAAGCATCAAATTCAAGATGAACGGTCAGCCGGTGCAGCTTAAGAATGGCAGCGGTGCAGTGATTGCCCCGATTTCCTATAAGGACACAACGTATCTGCCGGTCCGTTCCGTATCCGATCTGCTGGGGGTTACCGTTAAGTTCGATGCTGCAACCAACACCATATCTCTGGGGGAACAGACAGCGGGCGTACCAATCGCTACAGGTTTTGATGACATGTATCACACCAAAGATCCGGGCAAGACGGTCTTCAAGGACAAGGATTACAAGGATGTCTTCTTCGATAACGCCAGTGGTGACCGTGGCAGTTCATTCATGCTCCACCCGAACAAAAAATATCAGAAGCTTTATCTCCAGGTAGCCGCGATCGGCGGAGAGATTAAAGACTTCGCGGTACAAGACAGCGACACCAATACTGTGTTGAAGAAGCAGACTATTGACCCGGCCAGCGGACTTACGACCATCGAAGTGGATATTGCCGGAGTAAGCAGCCTGTATGTCAACGGAGATGTGAAGGATGGAACCTCGGTCTTCGTTCCGCTTACGACATCGTATTATAAATAA
- a CDS encoding GNAT family N-acetyltransferase, whose amino-acid sequence MITELQTERLVLRQMRTADSASLFPIWSDPEVTRFMNISSFTDESQAVEMIELLHKLATENQAIRYSITEAESGRIIGSCGFNALDYDNAKTEIGYDLSRECWGKGYVPEALRALIDYAFDTLGFNRIEAKVEPANVNSIKVLQKLNFSLEGILRQSERSKGSFIDLCMYSRLAAD is encoded by the coding sequence ATGATTACAGAATTACAAACCGAGAGATTAGTATTAAGACAAATGCGCACCGCCGATTCAGCCAGCCTGTTCCCGATCTGGTCCGATCCTGAAGTCACCCGGTTCATGAATATCAGCAGCTTCACGGATGAGAGTCAGGCCGTGGAGATGATTGAGCTGCTTCATAAGTTAGCCACCGAGAATCAGGCGATCCGCTATTCCATCACGGAAGCAGAATCCGGCCGGATTATCGGCTCCTGTGGTTTCAATGCGCTGGACTATGACAATGCCAAGACAGAGATCGGTTATGACCTTAGCCGCGAGTGCTGGGGAAAAGGATATGTGCCTGAAGCTCTTCGCGCACTAATAGATTATGCGTTTGATACACTGGGCTTCAATAGAATAGAAGCAAAAGTCGAGCCTGCTAACGTCAATTCCATAAAGGTATTGCAGAAATTAAACTTTTCGCTGGAAGGAATATTGAGGCAGAGTGAACGGTCCAAAGGAAGCTTCATTGATCTGTGTATGTATTCCAGATTAGCTGCAGATTAA
- a CDS encoding LytTR family transcriptional regulator DNA-binding domain-containing protein, with amino-acid sequence MSTISVTRDTEGNTGVFSLDIEKITFMEFERTIYRIIVHTYDQTFYTVGTLKYWLNTLASSGYNFVLADRNTLIQVSNIIQLDKTFHIAYFGEDHRGVEQKCFLSEKGYKEILKYVKTSASDIQLVELPQW; translated from the coding sequence TTGAGCACGATATCTGTTACTAGAGACACAGAGGGAAACACTGGTGTATTCTCACTCGATATTGAAAAAATAACTTTTATGGAATTTGAACGGACTATCTATCGGATCATTGTCCATACGTACGATCAGACCTTTTATACAGTAGGTACGCTGAAATATTGGCTTAATACCCTGGCCAGTTCAGGATATAATTTCGTTCTAGCAGATAGAAACACGTTAATTCAGGTTTCTAACATTATCCAGCTGGATAAGACGTTTCATATTGCTTATTTTGGGGAAGACCACAGAGGAGTCGAACAAAAGTGTTTTCTGTCAGAGAAGGGCTATAAAGAAATTCTCAAATACGTAAAGACATCCGCATCGGATATACAATTAGTGGAGCTGCCCCAGTGGTAG
- a CDS encoding cyclic lactone autoinducer peptide produces the protein MRALQRKVVYKLASCLSALAALIVLVSASVFYINQPEVPEELLK, from the coding sequence ATGAGAGCTTTGCAGCGCAAAGTAGTGTATAAGCTTGCTTCTTGTTTGTCCGCCTTAGCTGCTCTAATCGTGTTGGTTTCAGCGAGTGTATTCTACATTAACCAACCGGAGGTACCTGAAGAGTTACTTAAATAA
- a CDS encoding accessory gene regulator ArgB-like protein: protein MLEFMSGKLAFTIKNIVPEHPASHAVLKFAISVVLNVVFIIGLTLVVSLLTGRTSEALQILISFAVLRQVSGGAHLRSGTACILFTATLFTVLSLVEVSSLYVMLMNGTSLLIVLWLAPIGIERQTRIPSRHWPKLRILALLLVAANIVIGSSVIAASFLAQSISLIIARREVNI, encoded by the coding sequence ATGCTTGAATTCATGTCCGGCAAGCTGGCATTTACGATTAAAAATATCGTACCTGAACACCCGGCATCCCATGCTGTCCTGAAATTTGCTATTAGCGTAGTTCTTAATGTGGTGTTTATTATTGGGCTGACGCTCGTAGTATCCCTTTTGACGGGCAGGACAAGTGAAGCTCTGCAGATTCTGATCTCCTTTGCCGTATTACGTCAGGTGTCGGGCGGGGCTCATCTCAGGTCCGGTACAGCCTGCATATTATTTACGGCAACCTTGTTCACGGTCCTATCCTTGGTGGAGGTTAGTTCCCTTTACGTTATGCTAATGAATGGAACTAGTCTGTTAATAGTTCTGTGGCTGGCGCCCATTGGGATTGAACGACAGACCCGGATTCCGAGCCGGCACTGGCCTAAGCTGAGAATCTTGGCTTTACTGCTTGTTGCTGCCAATATCGTTATAGGATCATCTGTTATCGCAGCCAGCTTTTTGGCACAATCCATCAGTCTGATTATAGCTAGAAGGGAGGTGAACATCTGA